TGCGGATCGGGGAACGCGTAGAGGAAGGGCTCCGGGTCGGGGACGGGCTTGGTCCTCAGGGTCAGGGTCTTCCCGGCTCCCGAGCCCTCGGCGATGCGGACGGTCCCCGTCATCCGGGTGGCGCTCGGCACGGTCGCCTGCGCCTCGTCGAGCGGGTAGAAGGCGTAGAAGACGCTGCTCTTGTTGGTGGCGGCGACGAACTCGAGGTAGCGCCCGCCCTCGGTGCCGGCGGTCTGGTCCGCTCCCCCCGGCTCGACGACCGGCGAGGCGTTGGGGGTGGGGCGCGCGGCGAGGGTCGGCGCCTCGGGGTAGATCTCGGTCTGGCATGCCATCACGCAGAGGGTCAGGAGCAGCAGGGCGGGGCGGAAAGGGCGCATCGGGCAACCTCCGTGCAGCGGGCGACCCAGCCATCTTAGCAAACCCGCTTGCGCTTGCGCAGATCGACCGAGCGAGGCAAGATCCTGGGTATAAGAGGAAGAGCGACACTTCCCACCCCCAAGGAACCACCATGCCACACCACGCGCGCTCCGGCGGCTTCACCCTGATCGAGGTATCCCTCGCCATCGTCATCGGGGTCATCGTCCTGGGCGGTGCCATCACCCTCTACAACCAGGTGAAGACCAGCGCCGGCAACAGCGAGGCCAAGAGCCGCGCCCTCGCCCTCGGCTCCCTGGCCGAGGAGCACGCGGCCCGCAGCAGCAACTACCCCACCGTCCTGGAGCTCGACAACCTCTGGAAGGCCCGGCGCCCGGACGACGCCAGCAAGAACCCCTGGGGCGGCGCGGTGGAAGGCGAGCCGGTGGCGGGCGTGAGCGACGTGACCACTCTCGACAACAGCGGCAGCCCCATCGTCATCGGCGACGGCGAGAAGGTGGCGAGCCCCTCGGTCACCGTGGCCGACCGCGGCCGGCTGTACTACTTCCGCCATCCGCAGAACGGCCCCTTCTGGCTCGACGACTTCAGCCTCGCCAGCGAAGCCGACGGCGCCTCGGGCACCATCCGGGTGCAGGGCTACGGCATCGCCTACGTGGGCCCCAAGGGCGAGCGCTGGTACGATGTGACCGGCAAGGCCCACGCCCTGGATCCCGACGCCCAGAGCCCGGGCGGCCCGATCCGCGGCAAGATCACGAACTAGTCGATTCCTGGCTCGGCTGGGTATAAGATCCTCGGACAAGCAAGCGTTCCGGAGGATCTTCCCATGCTCGCCAACAACCTCGTGAAAGGGCAGCGCGTCAGCTCGCAGGTCAAGCGAAAGCTCGCCGAGCTCGGCACACCGGTGATCGAGAAGCAGGGCAAGGCCGCCCTGCAGAAGGCCGCCAAGTCGATCGATCAGCTGGTCCTGTCGAGCCCCACCCTGCGCAACCAGGTGACGCTGCACGTCGGCGCCGACGAGGCGCACCAGGCGCTCATGGACTCGATCAAGAACGCCAAGAAGTCCTTCCACATCGAGACCTTCATCTGGCACAACGACGAGGCCGGCAACGACATCGCCCGCCGCCTCGGGGCCAAGGTGCGCCTCGCGCGGATGAAGGGCGAGACGTTCGACGCCAAGGTCCTCATCGACGGGCTCGGCCTGAGCCAGGGCACCGGCGGCGCCGGCGACGCGAAGCTCATGGACAAGATGCGCAAGTACGGCGTCGACGTCCGCGTGTTCAACCGCCACAAGGTCTCGCTGGATCCGGTCGGCATCCCCATCACCCACCGCAAGCTCTACATCGCCGACAACGACTCCTTCATCACCGGCGGCCGCAACATCGGCAACGAGTACCTCAAGCCGACCTTCAAGAACGGCGACAAGGTCGAGACCTCCTGGCACGACCTGCTCTACACCGTCAAGGGCGACGAGACCGACCGCGTCCACCGCGAGTTCTTCGAGAACTGGGAGCGCGTGGGCGGCAAGGCCCCTTCCGACCTTCCCAAGCCGGCGCCGGTCGAGGGCAGCGCCAGGGTCCAGTCCTTCGTGACCGATCCCCACGCGGGCACCCGCGACATCGCCGACGCCCACTTCAAGGCGATCAAGGGCGCCCAGAAGGAGATCATGGCGATCTACCCGTACTTCTCGGACGACGGGCTGGTGCAGGAGCTGATCGCGGCCAAGCGCGCCAACACCGCCAAGCGCGCCGAGCTGCTGGGGGCCGCGCAGAATAAGTACGATCGCATGGCCATCGACCAGGCGGTGCCCGAGCTCAAGGTCAAGGTCCTCCTCCCCGGCCACCGGGAGGCGGGCGGGGAGGGCGCCATCTACACCATGCTCAACCAGGAGAACGCCCAGCAGATGATGAAGGAGGGCATCGACGTGCGCTTCTTCGACGGCGGCAAGATCGACGGAAAGGAAGTCCAGCGCTTCAGCCACTTCAAGGGCATGATGATCGACGGCGAGCTGCTCTCGGTCGGCTCGGCCAACGGGGACGCGCGGACCTACGCCTCCAACCACGAGCTGGTGACCATGATCTCGGACCCCAAGACCCTCGCGGCCTTCAAGGAGAAGGTGGCCCTGCCCGACTGGGAGAGCGCCCGCCCCGCCTCGCTCGAGGCGATCGATGGCGCGCCCTTCACGACCAAGGTCAAGCGCAAGGTGCTCGAGGCCTTCGACTTCCTGCTGTAGGCCACCCTTCTCACCGGACAAGAGAATCGGCCCGCCCCTCACGCGAGGGGCGGGCCGATTCTTCGAGCGGATCAGCGCGCCATCAACATGCCGGGCGGGAAGGACTTGCCCTCGCTCGCAGGCCGAGCCTGCGTGGCCCGATCCATCGCGGCCACCAGGGCCATCGCCTCTTCCTGCGGGGCCCCGTTGCTCTCGAGGGTCCGGACGAGATAGGCTTGCGCAGCCTGGCGGGCCTCCTCGGGGGTGGCCCCCATGGACGAGGCCTTGTCGAGCAGGGCCTGGTAGCGCGAGAGCCACTGCGGATCGACGTCAGCCTCTTGCTGCTCGGGGCGCTCGAAGGGATCGTGCGCCTCGCCCAGGGCCGGGGTGATCACGCCGAGCTCCAGGGCGAGCCCGGCGGCCATGCCGCCTCCCATGGTGAGGGCTTCCTTGCCGATGGCCCTGGCAGCCCCCGGGAACTTGAGCGCGAGCGCCCCGGCGACACCGGCCGCGAGCACCTTGTTCTCCTTGACCGTGTCGACCACCGGGCGCCAGACGTAGTCGTTCAGCGGATTGGCGACGTACTTGGTGAAGGCGTCGGCGATCGGCTGAACGCCCTTCTCAGGGATCAGCTCGGCCAGCTTCTTGGCCATGGGGTACCCCATGAAGCGATCGAAGAGGCCCTGCGCCGTCATGCCGAGCGCGAAGCCGGCGATCCCCACCGCGAGGGCGGGCAGGCCCAGCGGCGCGAGCATGACTCCGGCGAGGGCGCCGCCCGCCGTCCACACGACGCCGCCGACGGAGCTCGACACGAGGCGGGCCACGTACTCGTTGGCCTTCAGCTCCCCGCGCCGGTAAGCCTGGCTCGAGAAGAGACCGTCGAAAGGAACGTTCGCGACGCCGCCCACCGCGGCGTCCTTGATCAAGGCTCCGGCGGACAGGTGCTTGCGGGCGCGAGTGCCCATGAGCCGGCCGACCGTGCTGACGGCGTCCTCGGCGAGCTGGGGAGCGGATGCGACTCGAGGGGCGCGCAGGGGGCGCTGCACCGCCGACGTGCGGTTGACGTTCATACTACCTCCCCCCGCCGTCCCGAAAAGGCGGCGCACGCCGCCGGGACCGAGGGTTCTATACCTTTATCGGCGGGAGGCTTAACGATCTTGCGCGCCGGACGACATGGCCCCGCCGGATCGGCAGGCGTGCGCGTTCAGGATCGACGCCTGGCGATCGCCCGCGCGACCCTGGCGCGAGTCGGGGTTGCTTTCTTGACCATCGGCTTGGTGCGAAGGGCGAGCTTACCCTTGGAGGCAGGCGCCTGCTTCGCGGCGGCCTTGGCCGGGCGCACAGCCGGCTGGAGGGCGGCGGCGACGGCAAGCTTGGGATCGACGGCCAGGCCGTCGCGCCTGAGCTCGTAGTGAAGGTGAGGGCCGGTGGAGTGACCGGTGCTGCCCACGTAGGCGATGACCTGCCCGGCGTCGATCGCCTGGCCGACCTTCACGGCCAGGCGGCTCGCGTGGCCGTACACGGTCGTCCAGCCTCCGGGGTGCGCGAGGATCACGGCGTTGCCGTAGCCGCCGCGCACTCCGGCGAAGGTCACCTTCCCGGCCTTGGCGGCCCGGATCGGCGACCCCATGGGGGCCGCCAGGTCGTAGCCGTCGTGGTGGCCGTCGACGAGGGCCTTGCCCGTCACCGGGTCCCTGGCGCGCTGCCCGAAGTCCGAGGTCAGCCGGGCTCCGGGCAGGGGATTGATCTGCGGCACGGTCGGCCCGTCATCGCACCCGGCGAGCAAGGCCATCACGACGAGCCAAGGGAGGACCTTCCCCGCCACGCGCAGCCTCCCTAGCCGATCGCCCTGAAGGCCCGCTTCGCCGCCTCGATCGTGAAGGCGATCTCGGCGTCGGTGTGGGCCATGGACACGAAGGCCGCCTCGAACTGGCTGGGGGCCAGGTAGATCCCCTCGGCGAGCATCGCGCGGAAGTAGCGCCCGAAGCGCGCCGTGTCGCAGCGCTTGGCGGTCTCCCAGTCCTTGACGGGGGAATCGGTGAAGAACAGGGTGAACATGGCCCCGACCCGGTTGAGCTGGACCGGCACGCCCGCCTCGGCGGCCGCCGCGAGCAGGCCGTCCGCGAGCTTCGCGGCCGAGGCCTCGAGGCGCTCGTAGGCCCCGGGGGCCTTGAGCTGGGTGAGGGTCGCGATCCCCGCCGCGGTGGCGAGGGGGTTGCCCGAGAGGGTGCCGGCCTGGTACATGGGGCCCGCGGGGGCGACCATCTCCATGGTCTCCCGGCGGCCGCCGTAGGCGCCGACCGGCAGGCCGCCGCCGATGATCTTGCCCAGGCAGGTCAGGTCGGGCTTGATCCCGAAGCGCTGCTGCGCGCCGCCGTAGGCGACCCTGAAGCCGGTCATGACCTCGTCGAAGATGAGCAGGGCGCCGTGGTGCTCGGTCAGCGCGCGAAGGTGCGCCAGGAAGCCGGGCTCGGGCGAAAGGGTCCCCGCGTTGCCGACCACCGGCTCGATGATGACGGCCGCGATCGAGTCGGGGTTGGCCGCGAACAGGGCGTCGAGCGCAGCCTCGTCGTTGTAGGGCACGGTGAGGGTGTTGGCGACGGTGCCGGGGGTGACGCCGGGGCTGTCGGGGAGGCCCAGGGTGGCGACCCCCGAGCCGGCCTGCACCAGGAGCATGTCGGCGTGGCCGTGGTAGCAGCCGACGAACTTGACGATCTTCTCGCGCTTGGTGAAGGCCCGGGCCAGGCGCAGGGCGCTCATGGTCGCCTCGGTGCCCGAGTTGACGAGGCGCACCATCTCGATCGAGGGCAGGGCCTCGCAGATGAGCTTGGCGAGCGTCACCTCGCCCGGCGATGGCGCGCCGTAGGTGGTGCCGCGCTCGAGGGCCGCGTGCAGCGCCTCCTTGACCGCCGGGTGGCCGTGACCCAGGATCATCGGGCCCCAGGAGCCGATGTAGTCCACGTAGCGGTTGCCGTCCACGTCCCACATGAAGGGGCCCTCGGCCCGGTCGATGAAGACCGGGTCGCCGCCCACCGAGCGGAAGGCGCGCACCGGCGAGTTGACCCCGCCGGGCATCAGGTCCTGGGCCTCGGCCCACAGGGCCTGGGAGCGGGTCGTGTTCATGGTCGCTTGCGTCACGGGGCGGGATCCTTTCAACGGTGAGGGGGCTCGGACTTACTTGTGGGGGGCCGGCGCGCTCGGGGAGGCGCTCGGCGCGGGAAGCTCGGGGTACTTGATAGGCTTGACCACGTCCTTGATGAGCATCAGCATCATCAGGCCCATCAGGAGCACCATGCCGCCCTGCTGGATGGGCTCCTCGATGCGCCGGGGCACGGGCTTGCGCCGGATGGCCTCCAGGAGCAGGAAGACCATGTGCCCGCCGTCGAGCGCCGGCAGGGGCAGGACGTTCATGACCGCGAGGCCGATGGAGATGAGGGCCGTGAAGGCGAGCATGTCGCGCAGGTCGTTCTTGGCGA
This window of the Pantanalinema sp. genome carries:
- a CDS encoding type II secretion system protein; translation: MPHHARSGGFTLIEVSLAIVIGVIVLGGAITLYNQVKTSAGNSEAKSRALALGSLAEEHAARSSNYPTVLELDNLWKARRPDDASKNPWGGAVEGEPVAGVSDVTTLDNSGSPIVIGDGEKVASPSVTVADRGRLYYFRHPQNGPFWLDDFSLASEADGASGTIRVQGYGIAYVGPKGERWYDVTGKAHALDPDAQSPGGPIRGKITN
- a CDS encoding phosphatidylserine/phosphatidylglycerophosphate/cardiolipin synthase family protein — its product is MLANNLVKGQRVSSQVKRKLAELGTPVIEKQGKAALQKAAKSIDQLVLSSPTLRNQVTLHVGADEAHQALMDSIKNAKKSFHIETFIWHNDEAGNDIARRLGAKVRLARMKGETFDAKVLIDGLGLSQGTGGAGDAKLMDKMRKYGVDVRVFNRHKVSLDPVGIPITHRKLYIADNDSFITGGRNIGNEYLKPTFKNGDKVETSWHDLLYTVKGDETDRVHREFFENWERVGGKAPSDLPKPAPVEGSARVQSFVTDPHAGTRDIADAHFKAIKGAQKEIMAIYPYFSDDGLVQELIAAKRANTAKRAELLGAAQNKYDRMAIDQAVPELKVKVLLPGHREAGGEGAIYTMLNQENAQQMMKEGIDVRFFDGGKIDGKEVQRFSHFKGMMIDGELLSVGSANGDARTYASNHELVTMISDPKTLAAFKEKVALPDWESARPASLEAIDGAPFTTKVKRKVLEAFDFLL
- a CDS encoding M23 family metallopeptidase, whose product is MAGKVLPWLVVMALLAGCDDGPTVPQINPLPGARLTSDFGQRARDPVTGKALVDGHHDGYDLAAPMGSPIRAAKAGKVTFAGVRGGYGNAVILAHPGGWTTVYGHASRLAVKVGQAIDAGQVIAYVGSTGHSTGPHLHYELRRDGLAVDPKLAVAAALQPAVRPAKAAAKQAPASKGKLALRTKPMVKKATPTRARVARAIARRRS
- the hemL gene encoding glutamate-1-semialdehyde 2,1-aminomutase encodes the protein MNTTRSQALWAEAQDLMPGGVNSPVRAFRSVGGDPVFIDRAEGPFMWDVDGNRYVDYIGSWGPMILGHGHPAVKEALHAALERGTTYGAPSPGEVTLAKLICEALPSIEMVRLVNSGTEATMSALRLARAFTKREKIVKFVGCYHGHADMLLVQAGSGVATLGLPDSPGVTPGTVANTLTVPYNDEAALDALFAANPDSIAAVIIEPVVGNAGTLSPEPGFLAHLRALTEHHGALLIFDEVMTGFRVAYGGAQQRFGIKPDLTCLGKIIGGGLPVGAYGGRRETMEMVAPAGPMYQAGTLSGNPLATAAGIATLTQLKAPGAYERLEASAAKLADGLLAAAAEAGVPVQLNRVGAMFTLFFTDSPVKDWETAKRCDTARFGRYFRAMLAEGIYLAPSQFEAAFVSMAHTDAEIAFTIEAAKRAFRAIG